The following coding sequences lie in one Arachis hypogaea cultivar Tifrunner chromosome 9, arahy.Tifrunner.gnm2.J5K5, whole genome shotgun sequence genomic window:
- the LOC112712696 gene encoding ABC transporter G family member 21, whose product MMPPEQESNIAPNISPGDAEPVEGCAATNNNKVIPSLDNNNNNNNNDAIHDEHHQPTTAAAATATRFSILQQSLRPITLKFEDVSYSISFPRKKKNGCFMHQEPKHRRKILSGVTGVARPGELTAMLGPSGSGKTTLLTALAGRLVGKVSGSITYNGRHDTAAVKRKIGFVSQDDVLYPHLTVQETLNYAAMLRLPKTLTKEEKLQHADAIIAELGLTRCRNSPVGGGVSIIRGISGGERKRVSIGLEMLINPSLLFLDEPTSGLDSTTAQLIVSVVRGLARGGRTVVTTIHQPSSRLYRMFDKVVVLSDGHPIYSGQSGRVMEYLESIGYAPAFNFVNPADFLLDLANGIVADVKHEDNVEHHEDQASIKQSLISSYKKNLYPALKEEIQRNNIDSVISSGTPRSSDNQWNTTWWEQLKVLLKRGLQERRHESFSGLRIFQVLSVSILSGLLWWHCDHSHIQDQVGLLFFFSIFWGFFPLFNAIFAFPLERPMLVKERSSGMYHLSSYYVARMLGDLPMELVLPTIFVSISYWMGGLKPSVVTFVLTLLIMLFNVLVSQGIGLALGAILMDVKQATTLASVTMLVFLLAGGYYIQHMPPFIEWLKYVSFSHYCYKLLVGVQYPENDVYDCGHGLLCRVRDFPAIKCLGIENLWEDVATLTLMLIGYRVVAYLALRMGQPH is encoded by the exons ATGATGCCCCCAGAGCAAGAAAGCAATATTGCACCCAACATTAGTCCTGGTGATGCTGAACCGGTGGAGGGTTGTGCTGCCACCAATAATAACAAAGTTATACCAAgtttggataataataataataataataacaatgatgCCATTCATGATGAACACCATCAAccaacaacagcagcagcagcaacagcaaCAAGATTTTCTATTCTTCAACAATCTTTGCGTCCTATTACTCTAAAA TTTGAGGACGTATCATACAGCATAAGCTTCCCAAGGAAAAAGAAGAACGGCTGCTTCATGCATCAAGAGCCAAAGCACAGAAGGAAAATACTCAGCGGCGTCACCGGCGTCGCTCGTCCCGGGGAGCTAACGGCAATGCTGGGGCCGTCCGGGAGCGGCAAGACAACTCTCTTGACCGCGCTCGCCGGTCGCCTCGTCGGAAAAGTTTCCGGCTCCATAACTTACAACGGCCGCCACGACACCGCCGCCGTGAAGCGCAAGATAGGCTTCGTCTCCCAAGACGACGTACTCTACCCTCACCTGACCGTCCAAGAAACCCTAAATTACGCCGCCATGCTGAGGCTCCCGAAGACGCTCACCAAGGAAGAGAAGCTTCAGCATGCAGACGCGATTATCGCGGAACTCGGCCTCACGCGGTGCCGGAACAGTCCCGTCGGCGGCGGAGTGTCGATTATCCGGGGAATCTCCGGAGGAGAGAGGAAAAGAGTGAGTATAGGTCTTGAGATGCTGATAAACCCTAGTTTGTTGTTTCTCGACGAGCCTACGTCCGGGCTGGACTCCACGACGGCTCAGCTGATCGTGTCGGTGGTGCGAGGGCTCGCCCGCGGCGGCCGGACGGTGGTGACGACGATTCACCAGCCGTCGAGCCGGCTTTACAGGATGTTTGATAAGGTGGTGGTGCTTAGTGACGGGCACCCGATTTATTCCGGTCAATCGGGTCGGGTCATGGAGTATCTTGAATCCATCGGGTATGCGCCAGCTTTCAACTTCGTCAACCCTGCTGATTTCCTTCTTGACCTTGCAAATG GCATAGTTGCTGATGTCAAACATGAGGATAATGTTGAACATCACGAGGATCAAGCATCAATCAAACAGTCCCTAATTTCATCCTACAAGAAGAACTTGTATCCTGCTCTTAAAGAAGAGATTCAACGAAATAATATTGACTCGGTAATATCATCAGGAACACCAAGAA GTTCTGATAATCAATGGAACACAACATGGTGGGAGCAATTGAAGGTGTTACTTAAGAGGGGTTTACAAGAGAGAAGGCATGAATCCTTTTCTGGCCTTCGAATCTTCCAAGTTTTGTCTGTATCCATTCTCTCAGGGCTTCTTTGGTGGCACTGTGATCACTCACACATACAAGATCAG GTTGgactccttttcttcttctcaattttctGGGGattcttccctctcttcaatgcTATCTTTGCATTTCCTCTGGAGAGGCCAATGCTTGTGAAAGAAAGATCATCAGGAATGTACCATCTGTCCTCATACTACGTGGCACGAATGCTCGGAGACTTGCCAATGGAGCTTGTCCTCCCTACAATCTTTGTAAGCATCAGCTACTGGATGGGAGGACTAAAGCCTTCAGTAGTGACATTTGTGCTAACCCTCTTGATCATGCTTTTCAATGTCCTTGTATCCCAAGGAATAGGCCTAGCACTCGGCGCAATCCTCATGGATGTGAAGCAAGCCACGACTCTAGCCTCAGTGACCATGCTGGTGTTTCTCTTGGCCGGCGGCTACTACATTCAACATATGCCCCCCTTCATAGAATGGTTGAAGTATGTCTCCTTCAGTCACTACTGCTATAAGCTCCTTGTAGGAGTTCAGTATCCAGAAAATGATGTGTATGATTGTGGACATGGCTTGCTTTGTAGAGTAAGAGACTTTCCTGCTATAAAGTGTTTGGGGATTGAAAATTTGTGGGAAGATGTTGCAACATTGACTCTGATGTTAATTGGATACAGAGTTGTCGCATATTTAGCTTTGAGGATGGGGCAGCCTCACTGA